The genomic DNA TACGACAGCTGGTTGAAGATGTGGACCGAAAAAGGCACCTACATCATTCCCATCGACCCCAGGGAAACCGACTTTGAGAACACCCTCAATTACGCCTACGACGACCATCATATGCGTGAGCTGCGGGTACAGCGTTTGATCGGTGGCGAGTCGATCTCCACCAGCCCGCAACCGCGCACGGTGCGCATGCAGTCGCGCTTCCGGGTGCTGAGCGATGACGGTCATTACGTCACCGTGCGCTGTGCGCAGAACGTGCGTGAGTTCCGCAAGGAAAGCCTGAAGTTCTACAGCGCCGACTTGACCTACGACCTGATCCGTTGTGAGCGCGGTTTCAAGATCCACCGCAAAGTGGTCAGCCTGATCAACAGTGACGATGCCCTCGCCGGTATCGGCTACATCCTTTAAGGAGCGCCGACATGAGCCAGATCGCATTGGTAACGGGGGCAGGGCAGGGCCTGGGGCAGCATTTCTGTGCCGGCCTGCTGCGGGCCGGGTATCGGGTGGTGGTCACCGACATCA from Pseudomonas beijingensis includes the following:
- a CDS encoding aromatic-ring-hydroxylating dioxygenase subunit beta, whose product is MNLQLLQEVTAFIWQEGDMLDHGEYDSWLKMWTEKGTYIIPIDPRETDFENTLNYAYDDHHMRELRVQRLIGGESISTSPQPRTVRMQSRFRVLSDDGHYVTVRCAQNVREFRKESLKFYSADLTYDLIRCERGFKIHRKVVSLINSDDALAGIGYIL